A region of the Chrysiogenia bacterium genome:
GCGCGCGGCCTTCCGCATCGGCGAGCAACTGGCGCCGGGGCCGTGGGGAATCCTCGTCGGTGTCTTCGCCGATGTCTATCTTGCCGAAGATGGTGAAGAGGGCAGCGACCGCGCCCTCTTCAAGGGGACGCTCTAGTTCACCTTCAGCGAAAGCTCACTGTTCACACTCTCTTCGGTTGCCTTTGCGCTGAGTGATACCTCGCGCAGGAAGACGCGGCCGGGTTCGATGCCGGCGCTTTCGATGAGATAGCTCTGAATGGCCTCGGCGCGTTTTCGTGAGAGCACGCGCAGGTCGGCTTCGGTGACCTCCTGCGCGGCGGCAAGGCGCTCCTTCATCTCTTCGCTGACGGCAGCCTCTTCCTGGGGCTCGGGCAGCAACAGGGCGCCCGCGGCGGCGCGGGCCTGCCGGAGTTTTTCGCGCACAGCGCGCCAGGTCTCCGAGAAAGTTTCCTCATAGATGTCTTCGAGCAGCTCGCGTGCCTCGCTTGCGGGAACCGGGGTGGTCAGCTCGACGAGCCCCTCGGCCTTGAGATAGCGCTGGCGGATCAGGTCCTCGACCTTCGCGAGTTGCAGGGCAGGGGGCTCGCTCTGTGCGTCGCTCGCGCCCTGAATCTCCAGCACGAGGGAACCCTTTGCGGCCAGTGCCCTGGCGACCGCGTCGAGCTTTTCCTGCTGCGCCAGATCGAGCACCGCGCGGCCCGGCGCGAAGGCAATCTGGCTGAGCTCCTCGGGATTGGAGATGCCCGCCATGCCCGCGACCGATCCGAGCGCGGAAAAGGGTGAGGTCGTTACCTTCGTGAGGATGTTGAGGAGCGTGTCGACCAGCAGGCCGCTCGCGCTAAAGCTGGGATCATCGAGCTCGCCGCGCACCGCGACGTCGAGGTGGATCTCGCCGGCACTGTCCTTGAGTAGCGTGACGCCGAGCTTGACCGGCAGGCTGGTTGCGTCGGGGCTGTCGGTGGACTCGCCGAAGGTGAACTGGTCGATGAAGACCTTGTTCTCTCCGGTGAGCACGCGCTTTTCAAGTCCGTATTTCAGATCGAGGTCGAGCTTGCCCTTGTCGATCACATAGCCCGCGTACTTGCCCGAGTAGGGCGAGAAGGAAGTCAGGTCGATGCCGCGCGCGTCGATTTTCAGATCGCTGTAGGCCTGCGCCGCCAGCGGGTTGATCACGCCCTTGATCGTGAGCGGCGCGTGCTGGTTCACGCTGGCAGAGAGATCGACTGCCGCCTTCTCGCGCGGATCAGATGAGAGGCCCGTGACGTTCCCCTTTAGTTCGCGCAGTGCAATGACAAATGCCGGGGTGAGGCTCTCGTCGGTAAACGAGAACTCGCCGCCGCTCAGATCGACGCGCGTGACATTGATGACCGGCGCCGGGCCGCTCTCTTCCTTTGCAGGCGCCGGTTCGGCCGGTTTGGGCGGGAAGATCTCGGCGAGGCTGCTCTTCCCGCGCGCGTCGGTCGCAATGGCAACGCTCGGGCGGTCGATGCGAAGCGATTCCAGAGAGAGCAC
Encoded here:
- a CDS encoding DUF748 domain-containing protein; this encodes TTIGESPVRVSGTAALDPLTLDLDVDVSALSLKPAEGYIRQSSQLSLDSGTLDVKGKLGLARNDQGENALRYAGLVHVNELATSAARSGTKFAGVGALHLDGIDLQTAPLVLSLESLRIDRPSVAIATDARGKSSLAEIFPPKPAEPAPAKEESGPAPVINVTRVDLSGGEFSFTDESLTPAFVIALRELKGNVTGLSSDPREKAAVDLSASVNQHAPLTIKGVINPLAAQAYSDLKIDARGIDLTSFSPYSGKYAGYVIDKGKLDLDLKYGLEKRVLTGENKVFIDQFTFGESTDSPDATSLPVKLGVTLLKDSAGEIHLDVAVRGELDDPSFSASGLLVDTLLNILTKVTTSPFSALGSVAGMAGISNPEELSQIAFAPGRAVLDLAQQEKLDAVARALAAKGSLVLEIQGASDAQSEPPALQLAKVEDLIRQRYLKAEGLVELTTPVPASEARELLEDIYEETFSETWRAVREKLRQARAAAGALLLPEPQEEAAVSEEMKERLAAAQEVTEADLRVLSRKRAEAIQSYLIESAGIEPGRVFLREVSLSAKATEESVNSELSLKVN